One part of the Vogesella sp. LIG4 genome encodes these proteins:
- a CDS encoding helix-turn-helix transcriptional regulator — protein MDLTVLHDNASRAAALLKSLANEDRLLLLCQLVDGEKTVSELERLTSIRQPTLSQQLGVLRNESLVSTRRDGKWIYYSVASEQALAILDTLYGLYCGTVSTAVAADTAHST, from the coding sequence ATGGATTTGACTGTACTGCATGACAACGCATCCCGCGCGGCAGCCTTGCTGAAAAGCCTGGCCAACGAGGACCGGCTGCTGCTGCTGTGCCAGTTGGTGGATGGCGAAAAAACCGTGTCCGAGCTGGAGCGGCTCACCAGTATCCGCCAGCCCACGTTGTCACAGCAGCTGGGGGTGCTGCGCAACGAGTCGCTGGTGAGCACCCGCCGCGACGGCAAGTGGATCTACTACAGCGTGGCCAGCGAGCAGGCGCTCGCCATTCTGGACACGCTGTACGGGCTGTACTGCGGCACGGTAAGCACTGCCGTGGCTGCCGATACCGCGCACAGCACATGA
- a CDS encoding SulP family inorganic anion transporter encodes MTRWLPPWLQHYQRQWLVGDISAGLLVALLLLPQGLAYALVAGLPPQLGLYASLLPLPLYALLGRSHAQSVGPMAVTSLLVAASLGKLGLAAASTDYLLAAIWLALLSGVLLLLFGLLRLGFLADVLSEPVLAGFTAASALLIVLSQLGPLAGFRAPGASLPAILSSLWAHAGHYSWPALLIGIPGVLLLWWGRSRLSRLLHRLGLRGLPQALLVRGLPLLALLGSMLLVGLPGWQGQLPQVGRIPAGLPALAWPALPSCGLLPLVMPAFFIALVNYVQSLSVAQLLAIPRRETVDPDRELLALGVCNIGAGLCGGFPVTGGLTRSVVNAEAGANSQLASLITAALIAALLAWGSGMLSALPLTMLAATIVAAVAPQVRLQPLLHAWRAERSDAIAFAVTFLLVLWLGVDSGIVAGVVISLAAWLMKSSRPHMAELGLLPGGSHFRNVQRYQQCQTLPGVLILRIDESLYFGNARHVRDALLARLAAAGQVHTLLLVMSAVNRVDITGLAMLERLDDTLAERGVRVQLAEVKGPVWDVFGKAGLASRFSGRVYLSTFAAWQALLPPPEFHI; translated from the coding sequence ATGACGCGCTGGCTGCCGCCCTGGTTGCAGCATTACCAGCGGCAATGGCTGGTCGGCGACATCAGCGCCGGGCTGCTGGTGGCACTGCTTTTGCTGCCGCAGGGGCTGGCCTACGCGCTGGTGGCCGGGCTGCCGCCGCAGCTGGGCCTGTATGCCAGCCTGCTGCCGCTGCCCTTGTATGCGCTGCTGGGCCGCAGCCATGCGCAGTCGGTGGGGCCGATGGCGGTGACTTCGCTGCTGGTGGCCGCCTCGCTGGGCAAGCTTGGCCTGGCGGCAGCCTCCACCGATTACCTGCTGGCCGCCATCTGGCTGGCGCTGTTGTCCGGCGTGCTGCTGTTGCTGTTCGGCCTGCTGCGGCTGGGTTTTCTGGCCGACGTGCTGTCCGAACCGGTGCTGGCCGGCTTCACCGCCGCGTCGGCATTGCTGATCGTGCTGAGCCAGCTGGGGCCGCTGGCCGGTTTTCGCGCTCCCGGCGCCAGCCTGCCCGCCATTCTGTCCAGCCTGTGGGCACATGCCGGCCACTACTCATGGCCGGCGCTGCTGATCGGCATCCCTGGCGTGCTGTTGCTGTGGTGGGGACGTAGCAGGCTGAGCCGCTTGCTGCATCGCCTGGGGCTGCGGGGCCTGCCGCAGGCATTGCTGGTGCGCGGTCTGCCGCTGCTGGCACTGCTGGGCAGCATGCTGCTGGTCGGCCTGCCGGGCTGGCAGGGGCAGCTGCCGCAGGTTGGCCGCATCCCGGCCGGGCTGCCGGCGCTGGCCTGGCCGGCGCTGCCCTCCTGCGGGCTGCTGCCGCTGGTGATGCCGGCGTTCTTCATCGCGCTGGTCAATTACGTGCAGAGCCTGTCGGTGGCGCAGCTGCTGGCGATTCCGCGCCGCGAGACGGTGGACCCGGATCGCGAACTGCTGGCGCTGGGCGTCTGCAATATCGGTGCCGGCCTGTGCGGCGGCTTTCCGGTGACCGGCGGGCTGACCCGTTCGGTGGTGAACGCCGAGGCCGGTGCCAACAGCCAGCTGGCATCGCTGATCACCGCGGCGCTGATTGCCGCGCTGCTGGCCTGGGGCAGCGGCATGTTGTCGGCGTTGCCGCTGACCATGCTGGCCGCCACCATCGTTGCCGCGGTGGCGCCGCAGGTGCGGCTGCAGCCGCTGCTGCATGCCTGGCGGGCGGAGCGCAGCGATGCCATTGCCTTCGCCGTCACCTTCCTGCTGGTGTTGTGGCTGGGGGTGGACAGCGGCATCGTGGCCGGGGTGGTGATCTCGCTGGCGGCGTGGCTGATGAAGAGCAGCCGCCCGCATATGGCCGAACTGGGCCTGCTGCCCGGTGGCAGCCACTTTCGCAATGTGCAGCGCTACCAGCAGTGCCAGACCCTGCCGGGTGTACTGATCCTGCGCATCGACGAAAGCCTGTATTTCGGCAATGCACGCCACGTGCGCGATGCACTGCTGGCAAGGTTGGCCGCAGCCGGGCAGGTGCATACCCTGCTGCTGGTGATGAGCGCGGTGAACCGCGTGGACATCACCGGCCTCGCCATGCTGGAGCGGCTGGACGACACCCTGGCCGAGCGCGGCGTGCGCGTGCAGCTGGCCGAGGTAAAGGGGCCGGTGTGGGATGTGTTCGGCAAGGCAGGTCTCGCCAGCCGCTTCAGCGGCCGGGTGTACCTGTCCACCTTCGCTGCCTGGCAGGCGCTGCTGCCGCCGCCGGAATTCCATATCTAG